The Pseudanabaena sp. PCC 6802 genomic interval TGGAGCCGCTTCGCTAGTTGCCGCTCCCATTATTTTTCAATCAGAACTTATGGGGTTTCTCTCGGTTGAAGGGAATCAGCCCCGCCTATGGACTGAAGAGGAGCGCAATTTTGTTAGGGGTGCGGCGCAATTAGTGGCGCTGACAGCACCTTTAGAGGCAATGGAAGATACGGCGCAGCGTATCGCCGCCGATCAATTGCTGATGGCGGGCATCGCTAAAGCTATCTATTCCGATACTGACTGGCAAACATCTTTACAAATGGCTGCCGAACAGCTTTGCCATCGGCTTGGTGTCGAAAGATTTTGGATCGCCCGCTATAACAACGATACTGAAGATTTCGACGTTTACTATCAATATCATCCGGTCAATCGCCGTCCTATTCCTGGTTGTATAGGGCAACTCTCAGATGTGGACTGGCAAATGGTTGAACATGCTTCTCAAACCGTAACGGTGGAAAATGTGGAGAGCGATCTGAAATTTTTGTCGTGGCGGCCTCTGTTAATGGATATGGAGGTGCGATCGCTAATGCTTAGCAGTACTGCCATTGGCAAACCATTGGAAAGTATTCTGGCGATCGCCCACGAATCGCCCCGTACCTGGTCGCGTCCCGAACGCGAGATGCTACAAGCGGTAGCTCAGCAGGTGGGATTGATCGTGCATCAAGGCGAACTGCAAAGACAAGCGGACGAACGCAATAAATTGCAGCAAGCGGTTCAGGCTGGCCTGGTTAAGTTGCAGCAGGCTGAAACATTAGAGAATTTGCATTCCTTAGCGGCACAGATGATGGTGCAGGTGATGGGGGCACCGCTAGCAGTGCTGGTTACCTGGCTGCCAGGTCAATCGGGCGGGCAAATTGCCGCTAGCTCTAGCAATCATGAAGATTTCCGCATCACTTCTCAGAACGAGACTGTGGTAATTGCAGACGACGCTTTAGTGCAATGGTGCCTGCAAGACAGCGATGTTCTCTCTGTCAGCGTACACGATCTCATGGAACCTACGCTGCAATGGCTAAACGCGCCTGGGATCGGTCAGATTCTGGCGATCGCCCTGAATACTACACCGGATGAATATCCCACTGGGATGTTATTAGTTGCAGATAAGCAGGATCGCCGTTGGTTCGATCGGCATTTGCAGGCTTTCAGGATGCTGACAAGCCAACTGGCGTGGATGCGCCGTCATCTAATTGCGATCGAGAGCCTCCAGCAACATCGTCAGGCGCTAATGCATTTAAATTGGTACAAACAGCGCCGTATTGAAGATATTTATCGTTCTGTGAGTACTGGAGTGCAGCGCTTAATCGAAATTGAATCGCAGGGCGCGGATAAAGGGCTTGGAAGCATGCGGCTGCAAAGCTTGCTGAAGCAGGTGCAATCATCTTTATCGCCACTACCCCAAATGATTGAGGACGATCGGTGGCAACTGTCTGCAAATCAGGAATCCGCTGCTCTAGCAGGATTGTTGAAGCGATCGCTAGAACGAGTGGATGCCTTAGTAAAACAGCGCCAAATTTGGACGCAGGTTCACAATCAAACTAATGTGACGATCGGCGGGGATATTGGCAAAATCGAGATGGTTCTGTACGAGCTACTGTTATTTGCCTGCGAACGCTCCGAACAGGGCGGCAGGGTCGATCTCTGGTGTCGCCAAATTGACGATCGCCTGATCGAACTCTCAATTACAGACTATGGCGATGTTGATGAAGACTTACTCGCGGCATTGCAAGAAGGTAGAGTTAGCGATTTACTGGCACCTTCGATCTTAGATGAACCACCAGGGTTGCATTTGGTTATTTGCCAGAATTTAATGCTAGAGTCAGGTGGCGAGCTATCGCTATTTAGATTGGAAGACGATCGCACGCTCAGTCGGCTGATTCTACCCATTGTTTAGATAGAATTTAGATAGAATTGGGTGACCTCTCCCTCAATCCTTCTCCTCGAAGAAGATGGAAGTTAGGAGGGAGAGGTGAATTGCACCCATCTTACTTAATTAACGGTAGTATTTATGATGGTACTTGGGATAGTAGTACCAACGATAGACGACCTTATGGTAGTGTGGTTTATAGACTACATAATACTTCTTATAGCTGTGGTATGAGGGATTAGCTTCTGCTGGTTTAGCGGGCATCAATCCAATGACAGCGGCGGCTATTACCATAGCAACGTATGAGAGCTTTTTCATGACTGGATTCCTTGAGTTTAGTCTCGATATAGTGTGTGAGGGAGCTAAGTTTTGTTGGCCTAAATTCAGGAAGCTTTCCTGGTAGTCATTTAGGTTTCTTTCTTTCCCATGAGACTAATGTAAGGGTTATGATTAGTTCCGCCTGCGATCGCTGTAACGAGCGATCTGAGATCTTCGTCACAGTCAGGTTGCGATCGCTGTCACGCTCTAACCTCTAAATTGGATGAATTGAGATTATCAGTTGAACTTGAGCGAAGGCGGCAAGTGCAACAGCCTGCGCCAGTTGGCATCGTATTTTGCTTGCTGCCAGTTGCGGGCAGATTTAATTTGATTGACTGTGAGATTGAGCGCGTTATTTAAATCTGCCCCAAATAAATCTGCATCTCGCAGATCGGCATTCTGCAAATCCGCTACCCTGAGATCGCTACCAAACAAGCTGGCGTTTCTGAGGTTGGCATCCCGTAAATTGGCGCTAAAGAGAATGGCATCAGTAAAATTGGCGCTACCTAGATCGGCTCCATAGAAATTAGTTCTAATTAAACTTGCCTTGCGCAGATTGGAGGCCACTAACTTAGATCGACTTAAGTTCGATTCTGAAAGATTAACTTGATACAAATTGGTGCCGCTCAGATCGATGCCGCTTAAATCCCGAACGGCAAAGTTTCTCTGCCCTGACCTGTATATTTCCAAGAGCCTATGACGCAGCAACTTAGCTCGATCCAAACCACCCAGCACAGGTGCATCCAGTGGTGGCAGAGCCTGTCCGCCAAGCACAGCATCATATTCGTGCGGTCGATCGGAGCTATGCATGGCGATCGCAAGTTATTGGTTAAACCAGTATTTAAATCTAGCTTGCCATGTTTTTTGTTGGTTAGGTGAATTATCTTGAGTCTGGCTCTGCTGGCGTTGCGTAGTATTCTGCAAATTAGCTCCCTCTAGATTGGCTCCTTCAAGCTCGGTGCCTGCCAAATTAGCACCGTCCAGATTGGCGATATTGAGATTAGCGTTGCGCAAATTGGCGTTAGATAGATCGGCACGCCAGAGTCGAGCGCCTTTGAGGTTAGCACCACTGAGATTAGCACCGCTGAGGTTAGCACCTTGCAATTCCGTACGTCCTAAATTTGCACCTTTGAGATCGGCATCTTGAAAATCGGCACGATATAAATTTGCACCTTTGAGATCGGCTTGGCTGAGGCTTGCACCCGATAGTTTGGCAAACGGCAAGCTGGCTCCTCTGAGATCGGCACCGCTCAGATCGGTTTCTGCTTTGAGGTACTGGTTGGCTATTTGCCATACTAATTGCCATTTGGGATCGAATTGAGTGCTTTCGCTGATTTGTACGCCCTTTAGATCCACTCCCACCAGGTTAGTACCAGTCAAGTTAGCACCGCTAAAGTTGACCCCATTGCCATCAGCAATTATTCTCAAGTCCGTATTACTAATACTAGACTCCACCAAATTTCCCATATTGGTGGCATACCACCCGTTTAGTAAACCATCCCAGTCCCATGTTGCGGCGTGGCAGAGGTTGGCATCGCTCAGGTTGGCATTACTGAAGTTAGCCTTGGCAAGCGTACAGTTGCTCAGATTAGCATCGCTCAGGTTGGTATCGCTGAGATCCGCTCCCATTAAGTTCGCTTCACTGAGATTGGCTCGACTGAGGTTGGAATAATTCAAATGAGCAGAAGATAGATTAGCCCCGCTGAGATTTGCTGCCTTGAGATTGGTGCTGATGATATCGGCATTTATATAGGCGCAGCTAAAGTCAATATCAATGAGTTTGGCATGATAGATAGTGCCGCTCAGGTGCGCGCCAGTAAAGTCCCGCTCGCCTGCTTCATACCACTCAAGTAATTCGTCAGCGCTCAACTTGTAGCGATCTGGCTTTTGCTTGGTTGATAACAATTTATAGGCAGCCCGCTTAATTTTGAATGACTCGTGCTCTAGCGCCTGCGTCAAGAGTTCTCTACCTTTGTCTGCATAATTAAGGGCATCTGTTAATGCTGCAATTTTGTCCTCGTCGCGATCGCTGGCAAAGCGGGCTTTTATACTGGCAAAATTACCTGAGGCCGCTTCGGCAGGCTGATGCCTACCCGGTTTCTTTAGCCCAGGATTGCGTTCGTGCGCTTGATTGGGAGTCATGGATCGTTATACTTAAAGATCGCTCAAAGAAGATCGCTCAAAGATTGATTGCACCTAGAGGCTGCAATTCTAGGCTTAGCATACCCTAATTATTCTGAGGAATCGACCCTTCGATTTGGTTTTATAGCCATAGACAATCTGTTAGGACAGGGGCTGTGGGGCACGGCCCCCACGCAGGGGTGGAACCCCCTGCAAACTATCCTAAGACTGTTGGCTTGCTATAACTGTGGTGCAATTCTGGGAAGTCGGTCGTGTTAGCATGGCTTAGCAAGATTTTGATGCAACCCAGCATCGTTTTAGGAGATAGTTGACGTGGCAGACTTATCATTTGTGGCTAAGGCAGATCCATTAGTAGCAGAGGCGATCGGGAAGGAAATAGGCAGACAACGCCATAATATTGAACTAATTGCGAGCGAGAATTTTACTTCTCTGGCCGTGATGGCGGCGCAGGGGTCGGTGCTGACAAATAAATATGCTGAAGGTTTGCCCGGCAAGCGCTATTACGGAGGCTGCGAGTTTATCGATGAAATTGAAACGATCGCGATCGATCGCGCTAAGCAACTATTTGGCGCGGCTCATGCCAACGTGCAACCACATTCGGGGGCGCAGGCTAACTTTGCCGTGTTTTTATCGTTACTAGAACCTGGCGATACGATTATGGGGATGGACCTATCCCACGGCGGCCACCTCACCCACGGTTCTCCCGTAAACGTTTCTGGCAAATGGTTCAAAGTCGTGCATTATGGCGTAAACGCAGAAACGGAGCAGCTAGATTACGATATGGTGCGCGATCTGGCGCTGCAACATCAACCCAAGTTATTAATTTGCGGTTATTCTGCCTACCCGCGCGTAATTCAGTTCGACAAGTTTAGGGCGATCGCCGACGAGATCGGTGCTTACCTCCTTGCCGATGTGGCACATATTGCGGGGCTGGTGGTAACGGGACATCATCCCAATCCCATTCCCCACTGCGATGTAGTTACGACGACTACGCATAAGACTCTGCGCGGCCCGCGTGGTGGTTTGATCCTCACCCGCGATCCAGAGTTGGGCAAGAAGTTAGATAAGGCCGTGTTCCCCGGTTCTCAAGGTGGGCCGCTAGAGCACGTCATTGCTGGCAAGGCTGTCGCCTTTGGCGAGGCTCTCAAACCCGAATTTAAAACCTATTCGGCACAGGTCATTGCTAACGCCCAAGCCATGGCCGCACAGCTACAGCAACGCGGCTTTAAATTAGTCTCTGGAGGCACCGATAACCATCTCATGCTGGTCGATCTGCGCAGTATCGGTATGACGGGCAAGCAAGCCGATCGGCTAGTAGATGAAGTCCATATCACAGCTAATAAAAATACTGTTCCCTTCGATCCCGAGTCGCCATTTGTGACTAGCGGTCTGCGGTTGGGTTCCCCTGCCATGACTACGCGGGGCTTGGGGACAGCCGAATTTCAGGAAATCGCCAATATCATTGCCGATCGCCTGCTCAACCCTGAAGATGAAACGATCGCCGCTAGCTGCCGTCAAAGAGTTGCGAATCTGTGCGATCGCTTTCCTTTATATGCAGAGTTAAACACAGCAGAACTGCTAAAAGTACCGAGCCTTGTCTAGCTAATAGCTGTTGCTAATAGCTAACAGCTATTAGCAACAGCTAGAAAGGAATCGCAGTAGCGTATCCTCAAAACCATTGGCAAAATACCAAACTTTGATATGCTTGCGATCGGCAAGCTATAGATAGTGCGAGTCCATGCTGCATCAACACGCTATTCCGTATTTGTTTGCTTTTATAGCCTCCGCATTGGTTGTGTGGTGTAGTACTCCCATCATCCGTAAAATCGGCTTAAAAGCTGGCTTAACTGACAAGCCCAACGCTCGCAAGATGCATACGGTTCCCGTGGTGCGGCTTGGGGGCGTATCGATTTTTTTAGGTACTCTTTCCGCCCTGTTATTAGTATGGTGGATTGGCTGGTTTGAGGTTTTGCCACCATTTAAAGAATATGAAGTCTGGGGGGTCACGATTGGTGGGGCAGCATTCTTTCTGCTCGGGTTGTTGGACGATCTTTACGATCTGCCAGCTCTGGGCAGGTTGATCGCGCAACTGGCGATCGCAGCTGCCGCCTGGCGAGTTGGCGTGCGCATCGATTTCATCTCCATCCCATTTGTTGGCATCATCAAATTTGGCGTATTCAGCTTGCCAATTACCGTCACCTGGCTGGCAGGGATGGCAAATGCGGTGAACTGGATTGATGGCTTAGATGGCTTGGCATCTGGGGTTTCGGCCATTGCTGCTGCCGTAATTTTGATTACGAGCCTATTTATGAAACAGCCCGCTGCGGCTCTGATCGCTGCTGCCTTAGCGGGGGGATGTCTCGCTTTTTTGCGTTACAACTTCAAGCCGTCCAGCCCAGCCGATATTTTTATGGGAGATGGTGGAGCCTATTATTTGGGCTTCACGCTGGCAGGAGTAAGTGTAATCGGCTTAGCCAAAAGCGTCACAACCGTAGCAGTGGTACTTCCCTACATCATTCTGGCAGTCCCCATTCTGGATGCTTCAGCGGTAATCTTGCAACGTTTGCGCAAAGGGCAGTCGCCTATGGTAGCTGGCAAACATCACCTCCACCACCGCTTAGTCAATGCTGGGATCTCTAAACGGCGTACCGTTCTGTTTATCTATTCCCTCACGTTGTGGGTAGGCAGCCTTGCCCTGGCGTTTGTTGGCATACCAGCCGGAGGCACCTATGCTTCTGTCAGTACGGTGTTGATGGTTTATGCCTGTTGGCAGGTGTGGCTGCGCATCCGCCAGCAACAAAAGCAAAAGCGAACTAAGCAGAAAGCGATCGCCGATACTAACTACATCTCTAGTAATGGTTCTAACTCCGACGATCGCAATCCCAGCCGTGATCCTGGCTGCGATCGCGATCGTAGGGAACCTCCTGAAACAGCAAGGCAGCGCCACGAAAAACATTAATGTTGCAGTATTTCCCCACAATTACCATTCCTACTTGGGTCACACTATCCCGCCTGGCGGCGGTACCGATTATTCTGGTGGCTTTGAGTTGGGACGATCGCGTCAATCGTGCGATCGCGCTCAGTGCCTTCCTGGTGGCAGCACTGACGGACTGGCTGGATGGATATTTAGCAAGGCGCTTGCAACAGGTTAGCGATCTGGGCAAGTTCCTCGATCCCTTAGTGGATAAGCTGTTAATTCTGGCACCGATGTTGATGTTAGTAGAAATGGGGCAGATTCCCGCCTGGGGTGTATTTTTGATTGTGGCAAGGGAGATTGTCATTACTGGCTGGCGCGGTGCTCCCAGTATTAGTTCCGTCGAATCTGGCCATTCTAGTGCGGACAGATCGGAACGATCGCCAATTGTAGGCGCAAACTTGTGGGGAAAAGCTAAAACCGTAGTGCAGATTGTGGCAGTAGCGGCTTTGATTGTGCAATTGCCCGGAGCATTACTGCTATTCTGGTTGGCACTGGCACTTACCCTGATTTCGGGAATTATCTATGTCTGGCCTGTTCGTCACGTTTGAAGGTGGGGAGGGTGGTGGTAAGACCACTCAACTTAAGCTGACCGAGGCATGGTTGCGATCGCTTGACTATCCAGTCACAACCACCCGCGAACCCGGTGGCACGGAACTCGGTCAGAAGATTCGTGCATTATTACTACAGGGTGGGGAAGTTTCAAATCGCGCTGAGTTATTGCTGTTGATGGCGGATCGGGCGCATCACGTAGAAACCTGCATTCAACCACATCTAGATCGGGGTTTTATCGTTCTCTGCGATCGCTACTATGATTCCACAATCGCCTACCAGGGTTACGGCAGAGGCATGGACTTAGATGCGATCGCTCGGATTAATGGCATTGCGACCAACGGACTGCAACCGGACGTTACTCTCTGGCTGGATTTAGAAGTTTCGGTGGGATTAGCCAGAGCCAAACAGGTCTCCGGTAATCCCGATCGCATGGAACGTTTGGATCTAGAATTTCATCAACGGGTTGTGCGGGGATTTAGGGAATTGGCGATGAGAGAAGGAGATCGCATAGTGCGCGTTGATGGCAGCCAAAGTAGCGAGGCAGTACAGGCTGAAATCCAAACCATCTTGAAGCCATATCTGAAGTGATGAGTTGGAGCAGGCGATCGCTCAAGGTATGCAAGTCGTGCGGATTTGGCATTGTAGCTTATTGTGCAACATATTTACGGCTAGCCTAGTCTTGGAAAGTAATACCAATTTGAACAGTAAACACGACAGATCGAGCGGGGTGAAGGGGTGGAACCCCTTCGTGGGGGCAACGCCCCCACCCCCCATCTGTAACCACAACAATTTAAATTGGTATAAGCATAAAATGAGTCAAGGTTGTTTGAGGTAACTGCGGTGATACAGGACACACAATGGCACAAATCCTTATTTCAGATCGCATGGAGGAATCTAAAACGCTATCAAAGATTCCTACTGGCAAGTGTTTTAACCACAGTATTGGCAATTAATTTCAACCCCGCGATCGCCGAGGCACTGGACTGGACAGATCTGTTTAGGGCCGTGCCATCCGTGATTCAGGTGATGCAGCTCTCAAACGTTTCCGACCAGGATGAAGTGCAATTGGGCAGACAATTGGATCGCCAGCTTGCTTCGGAGGTGAGAATTAGTCGAGATCCTGCCGCCAACGCTCTAGTTAGAGCCATTGGCGAAGGACTGGTGCGCAATAGCGATCGCCCCAACCTTCCCTATACGTTTCAGGTGGTTGAGGATAAAAATATCAATGCTTTTGCCACAATGGGTGGATTCGTTTACGTCAATACTGGTACGATCGCCGCAGCCGATAATCGCGCCCAGTTAGCAGCAGTAATCGCTCACGAAATGGGACATATTTCTGGCCGCCACGCCCTCGAACAAATCAAGCAAATGGCACTGGCACAGGGAGTCGCTTCTGTCGCAGGGTTGGATCGCGATCAGTTTGTTCAGATTGGCGTTCAACTAGCTTTGCGCTTGCCAAATAGCCGCGAAGCAGAATTTGATGCCGATCGCCGTGGGTTGGAGACGATCGCCCGATCTGGCTACGCACCGCAAGCCCTGCCTGCCTTTTTGCAAAAACTAGCTAGCAAATCGGGTAATGGCGTACCTGGATTTCTCAGTACCCACCCAGGTGCGAATGAGAGAATTGCAGCTTTAAACGAGCGAATTGAACGCGAGAATCTCTACGGACAAGGCGGTCTCAACGATACCAAATATCAGCGGAATTGGCGCAATCGATTTCGCTAATTATCAGTCCAATGCCTGTAGGGGCAGTACCCCCGTGCCTGCCCCATGCTACTAGTTGGGATAACTACGGGTGGACTGTCCCAATTACAACAATTTGCGTACCCATTGCCGAAATGCTTTCAGGGTTTGACTGCGTCCTTCAGTTTGACTGCGTTCTAGAAATTGAGCGACACCGTCCACGATCGCGAAGTTGGGAAAGTTAGGACTGAAATTAGCATCCTGATACTGCCCATTTTGTAGCAAGCTAATTCGCAGTTGTCCGTCCTCAAGCCGCCATAGTTCGGGAACTCCCAATGCTTGATAAGCATCCAGCCCAGTTTTAGAAGTAACGTCTACCTCAATTGCCAGATCGGGAGGGGGATCTACAGTTAAATCTAGTCGGTCTTTGCCAATCATTTGGGCAGCATTTTTAATGTAAAAGCAGTCATCTGGCTCAATTCCTTTCGCCATGTCCCGACGCTTGAAGGTACTGGAACCAAAACACTCATTATCAATGTCAAGTTCC includes:
- a CDS encoding GAF domain-containing protein translates to MSQAGNQWERQFVSLGKISQLLREEDNVDNLVKATLDHLRDTFDYKLLWIGLYDREHNRLIGKGGTTPSGEIKFLKEKIPLNPGDLLDQVILHRKPIPITDLRQEKRSNEWQKVAQKYDIQGSLLFPIYHKQTSYGVAILGSHQWNISPRPEEKAYLALLLGSLGAALNRLETQKHQQNVKFPHEPLLVLLDRLRSMSTLAERLEEIVKQTHNFVMPMRTSIYWFEREHRYFWRRTVNRQKGVPAGRTDDTAGITVQNAPTFYQALSKDQLISVVDAKAIVQGNVTNRLMEQFGAASLVAAPIIFQSELMGFLSVEGNQPRLWTEEERNFVRGAAQLVALTAPLEAMEDTAQRIAADQLLMAGIAKAIYSDTDWQTSLQMAAEQLCHRLGVERFWIARYNNDTEDFDVYYQYHPVNRRPIPGCIGQLSDVDWQMVEHASQTVTVENVESDLKFLSWRPLLMDMEVRSLMLSSTAIGKPLESILAIAHESPRTWSRPEREMLQAVAQQVGLIVHQGELQRQADERNKLQQAVQAGLVKLQQAETLENLHSLAAQMMVQVMGAPLAVLVTWLPGQSGGQIAASSSNHEDFRITSQNETVVIADDALVQWCLQDSDVLSVSVHDLMEPTLQWLNAPGIGQILAIALNTTPDEYPTGMLLVADKQDRRWFDRHLQAFRMLTSQLAWMRRHLIAIESLQQHRQALMHLNWYKQRRIEDIYRSVSTGVQRLIEIESQGADKGLGSMRLQSLLKQVQSSLSPLPQMIEDDRWQLSANQESAALAGLLKRSLERVDALVKQRQIWTQVHNQTNVTIGGDIGKIEMVLYELLLFACERSEQGGRVDLWCRQIDDRLIELSITDYGDVDEDLLAALQEGRVSDLLAPSILDEPPGLHLVICQNLMLESGGELSLFRLEDDRTLSRLILPIV
- a CDS encoding Uma2 family endonuclease, whose translation is MVTLQLRQLVVHPGQRIQLQEVNWQEFEAILDELGDKRACRIAYSDGVLEIRMPLPKHEKAKVLIGDMVKILLEELDIDNECFGSSTFKRRDMAKGIEPDDCFYIKNAAQMIGKDRLDLTVDPPPDLAIEVDVTSKTGLDAYQALGVPELWRLEDGQLRISLLQNGQYQDANFSPNFPNFAIVDGVAQFLERSQTEGRSQTLKAFRQWVRKLL
- a CDS encoding glycosyltransferase family 4 protein — translated: MLHQHAIPYLFAFIASALVVWCSTPIIRKIGLKAGLTDKPNARKMHTVPVVRLGGVSIFLGTLSALLLVWWIGWFEVLPPFKEYEVWGVTIGGAAFFLLGLLDDLYDLPALGRLIAQLAIAAAAWRVGVRIDFISIPFVGIIKFGVFSLPITVTWLAGMANAVNWIDGLDGLASGVSAIAAAVILITSLFMKQPAAALIAAALAGGCLAFLRYNFKPSSPADIFMGDGGAYYLGFTLAGVSVIGLAKSVTTVAVVLPYIILAVPILDASAVILQRLRKGQSPMVAGKHHLHHRLVNAGISKRRTVLFIYSLTLWVGSLALAFVGIPAGGTYASVSTVLMVYACWQVWLRIRQQQKQKRTKQKAIADTNYISSNGSNSDDRNPSRDPGCDRDRREPPETARQRHEKH
- the tmk gene encoding dTMP kinase codes for the protein MSGLFVTFEGGEGGGKTTQLKLTEAWLRSLDYPVTTTREPGGTELGQKIRALLLQGGEVSNRAELLLLMADRAHHVETCIQPHLDRGFIVLCDRYYDSTIAYQGYGRGMDLDAIARINGIATNGLQPDVTLWLDLEVSVGLARAKQVSGNPDRMERLDLEFHQRVVRGFRELAMREGDRIVRVDGSQSSEAVQAEIQTILKPYLK
- the glyA gene encoding serine hydroxymethyltransferase yields the protein MADLSFVAKADPLVAEAIGKEIGRQRHNIELIASENFTSLAVMAAQGSVLTNKYAEGLPGKRYYGGCEFIDEIETIAIDRAKQLFGAAHANVQPHSGAQANFAVFLSLLEPGDTIMGMDLSHGGHLTHGSPVNVSGKWFKVVHYGVNAETEQLDYDMVRDLALQHQPKLLICGYSAYPRVIQFDKFRAIADEIGAYLLADVAHIAGLVVTGHHPNPIPHCDVVTTTTHKTLRGPRGGLILTRDPELGKKLDKAVFPGSQGGPLEHVIAGKAVAFGEALKPEFKTYSAQVIANAQAMAAQLQQRGFKLVSGGTDNHLMLVDLRSIGMTGKQADRLVDEVHITANKNTVPFDPESPFVTSGLRLGSPAMTTRGLGTAEFQEIANIIADRLLNPEDETIAASCRQRVANLCDRFPLYAELNTAELLKVPSLV
- a CDS encoding M48 family metallopeptidase, translating into MIQDTQWHKSLFQIAWRNLKRYQRFLLASVLTTVLAINFNPAIAEALDWTDLFRAVPSVIQVMQLSNVSDQDEVQLGRQLDRQLASEVRISRDPAANALVRAIGEGLVRNSDRPNLPYTFQVVEDKNINAFATMGGFVYVNTGTIAAADNRAQLAAVIAHEMGHISGRHALEQIKQMALAQGVASVAGLDRDQFVQIGVQLALRLPNSREAEFDADRRGLETIARSGYAPQALPAFLQKLASKSGNGVPGFLSTHPGANERIAALNERIERENLYGQGGLNDTKYQRNWRNRFR
- the pgsA gene encoding CDP-diacylglycerol--glycerol-3-phosphate 3-phosphatidyltransferase; this translates as MLQYFPTITIPTWVTLSRLAAVPIILVALSWDDRVNRAIALSAFLVAALTDWLDGYLARRLQQVSDLGKFLDPLVDKLLILAPMLMLVEMGQIPAWGVFLIVAREIVITGWRGAPSISSVESGHSSADRSERSPIVGANLWGKAKTVVQIVAVAALIVQLPGALLLFWLALALTLISGIIYVWPVRHV
- a CDS encoding pentapeptide repeat-containing protein; translated protein: MTPNQAHERNPGLKKPGRHQPAEAASGNFASIKARFASDRDEDKIAALTDALNYADKGRELLTQALEHESFKIKRAAYKLLSTKQKPDRYKLSADELLEWYEAGERDFTGAHLSGTIYHAKLIDIDFSCAYINADIISTNLKAANLSGANLSSAHLNYSNLSRANLSEANLMGADLSDTNLSDANLSNCTLAKANFSNANLSDANLCHAATWDWDGLLNGWYATNMGNLVESSISNTDLRIIADGNGVNFSGANLTGTNLVGVDLKGVQISESTQFDPKWQLVWQIANQYLKAETDLSGADLRGASLPFAKLSGASLSQADLKGANLYRADFQDADLKGANLGRTELQGANLSGANLSGANLKGARLWRADLSNANLRNANLNIANLDGANLAGTELEGANLEGANLQNTTQRQQSQTQDNSPNQQKTWQARFKYWFNQ
- a CDS encoding pentapeptide repeat-containing protein, with product MHSSDRPHEYDAVLGGQALPPLDAPVLGGLDRAKLLRHRLLEIYRSGQRNFAVRDLSGIDLSGTNLYQVNLSESNLSRSKLVASNLRKASLIRTNFYGADLGSANFTDAILFSANLRDANLRNASLFGSDLRVADLQNADLRDADLFGADLNNALNLTVNQIKSARNWQQAKYDANWRRLLHLPPSLKFN